A genomic segment from Nicotiana tabacum cultivar K326 chromosome 7, ASM71507v2, whole genome shotgun sequence encodes:
- the LOC107820782 gene encoding aspartic proteinase 36 codes for MARPQFTVILAIISLLIHYGVVSGFRLSDVTNGSSVFLPSPADGSRHTTMLLPLFPPKDTSRRAEISRRHLQKSPASARMSLHDDLLLNGYYTTHIWIGTPPQKFALIVDTGSTVTYVPCSECKKCGSHQDPKFQPEMSSTYQSVKCNKACPCDHKRQQCIYERRYAEMSASYGLLGEDIISFGNLSELAPQRAVFGCEIAETGDLYSQRADGIMGLGRGDLSIVDQLVEKHVISDSFSLCYGGMDFGGGAMVLGGVKPPADMAFTKSDFGHSPYYNIDLKEIHVAGKPLNLNPRVFGGKHGTILDSGTTYAYLPEAAFAAFKNAVVKELHSLKQIEGPDPSFKDICFSGAGSNISELSKNFPRVDMVFSDGKKLTLSPENYLFQHFKVRGAYCLGIFPNGKNPASLLGGIVVRNTLVTYDRENKRIGFWKTNCSELWDRLNLSPPSPPSPSVSSLDNTNSSAHLSPSSAPSGPPGYNTPVEIKVGLITFYLSLSVNCSELKPRIPELAHFIAQELDVNVSQVRLMNFSTKGNDSLTKWAIFPAGSADYMLNATAMEIIGRLAENHPHLQHSFGSYKLFDWVIEPPPKRKLWPGNYLVLVVALVVLVVGLAAPVGWFIWRRRQEPTLPYGPVGRVETVTHDQELQPLK; via the exons ATGGCACGGCCACAGTTCACCGTTATTCTCGCGATCATCTCTCTGTTGATCCATTACGGTGTCGTTTCCGGCTTCCGATTATCTGATGTTACTAACGGCAGCTCCGTTTTCCTCCCTTCGCCGGCCGACGGCAGCCGTCACACAACCATGCTGCTGCCGCTCTTTCCTCCGAAAGACACTTCACGCCGTGCGGAAATCTCCCGTCGCCACCTCCAGAAGAGTCCTGCCAGTGCTCGCATGTCTCTCCATGATGATCTCCTCCTCAACGG ATACTATACAACTCATATTTGGATTGGAACACCACCGCAGAAGTTCGCTCTTATTGTTGATACAGGGAGTACAGTTACCTATGTCCCTTGCTCTGAGTGTAAAAAGTGTGGCAGCCATCAG GATCCTAAGTTTCAGCCGGAAATGTCAAGCACTTATCAATCTGTGAAATGCAATAAGGCTTGTCCCTGCGACCATAAGAGGCAGCAATGTATTTATGAGAGACGGTATGCTGAGATGAGTGCAAGTTATGGGTTGCTTGGAGAGGACATCATTTCTTTTGGAAATCTAAGTGAGCTTGCACCACAACGAGCTGTTTTTGGATGTGAAATTGCGGAAACTGGTGATCTTTACAGCCAACGTGCTGATGGTATAATGGGCTTGGGCCGAGGTGATCTTAGTATAGTTGATCAACTTGTGGAGAAACATGTAATTAGTGACTCTTTCTCCTTGTGCTATGGAGGGATGGATTTTGGTGGCGGGGCAATGGTTCTTGGTGGAGTAAAACCCCCTGCTGACATGGCATTTACCAAATCAGATTTTGGTCACAG CCCGTACTACAATATTGACCTGAAGGAGATACATGTCGCTGGGAAGCCGCTAAACCTAAATCCACGGGTTTTTGGTGGAAAACATGGGACTATACTTGATAGTGGTACCACCTATGCGTACCTTCCAGAAGCAGCATTTGCAGCTTTCAAGAATGCT GTAGTGAAAGAGCTTCATTCTTTAAAACAGATTGAAGGGCCAGATCCTAGTTTTAAAGATATCTGCTTTTCTGGTGCTGGAAG CAACATATCAGAACTCTCAAAGAACTTTCCGCGTGTCGATATGGTATTCAGCGATGGAAAGAAACTAACTCTCTCTCCTGAAAATTACTTGTTTCAG CACTTCAAAGTACGTGGTGCTTATTGCCTAGGAATTTTCCCGAATGGAAAGAATCCAGCTAGTCTTCTTGGAG GAATCGTTGTTCGCAACACTCTTGTTACTTACGATCGTGAAAATAAAAGAATTGGTTTTTGGAAAACTAATTGTTCTGAGTTATGGGACAGACTCAATTTATCCCCTCCATCTCCACCTTCACCATCGGTCTCAAGCTTGGATAACACAAACTCCAGTGCGCACCTGTCTCCTTCATCAGCTCCTAGTGGACCCCCTGGGTACAACACACCTG TGGAAATTAAAGTTGGGCTCATTACATTTTACTTGTCACTAAGTGTCAACTGCTCAGAGTTGAAGCCTCGCATTCCAGAACTTGCCCATTTCATTGCCCAAGAGTTGGATGTTAATGTCTCACAG GTTCGCTTAATGAACTTTTCAACGAAGGGAAATGATTCCCTCACTAAATGGGCCATTTTTCCAGCAGGATCTGCAGACTATATGCTAAATGCCACTGCAATG GAAATAATTGGCAGGTTGGCTGAAAATCATCCCCATCTACAGCATTCCTTCGGAAGTTATAAATTGTTTGACTGGGTCATTGAACCTCCACCAAAAAG GAAGCTTTGGCCGGGAAATTACTTGGTTCTAGTGGTTGCATTAGTTGTTTTGGTAGTTGGATTAGCagctccagttggatggtttatTTGGAGGCGGAGGCAAGAACCCACTCTTCCATATGGACCAGTAGGAAGAGTTGAAACTGTTACTCATGATCAAGAACTGCAGCCGCTAAAATGA
- the LOC107820407 gene encoding branched-chain-amino-acid aminotransferase-like protein 1 — MGEEIEVIHSWSAPRSLSTSLMYSFAQRNDIEVLDEPLYANFLRVTGADRPYKEELMSKMENDGNKVVKEVIFGAGVKKYRYCKHIAKQRVPGLTNELMKRGKHFILIRNPLDILPSFDKVVPPSFLELGLAELVSIYSELSELGKPPPVIDAADIQENPEAALRGLCEDLDIPFQDSMLGWEAGPKSFDGIWAPWWYKSVHKSTGFAPAKKYPTPFPTSLYDLLEQSLPFYNMLKRHTRRSSYILNSTLPHPSLPVPANEKLLAWVGDEIVPRETAKVSVFDSVVQGGDAVWEGLRVYSGKLFKLEEHLDRLFDSAKALAFSNVPTREEVKEAIFKTVLTNGMFGNAHIRLTLTRGKKVTSGMSPAFNRYGCTLIVLAEWKPPVYDNEKGITLVTATTRRNSPNNLDSKIHHNNLLNNILAKIEGNNAGADDAVMLDKDGYVSETNATNIFLVKKGRVVTPHADYCLPGITRATVMELVLKENLVLEERRISLSEFHTADEVWTTGTMGELSPVVKIDGRIIGDGRVGPVTQRLQNAYKKLAEESGVSIPTYQKS; from the exons ATGGGAGAAGAAATTGAGGTGATACATTCATGGTCTGCACCCAGGTCTCTAAGTACCAGCCTCATGTACTCTTTTGCCCAG AGAAATGATATCGAAGTTCTTGATGAACCACTCTATGCAAATTTTCTGCGGGTCACTGGAGCGGATAGACCTTACAAGGAAGAACTTATGTCCAAAATG GAAAACGATGGAAATAAAGTGGTGAAGGAGGTCATCTTTGGTGCCGGAGTAAAGAAGTACCGCTATTGTAAG CATATAGCCAAACAACGTGTGCCAGGTTTGACAAATGAATTGATGAAGAGAGGAAAGCACTTCATCCTGATAAGGAATCCCCTTGATATCTTG CCATCTTTTGATAAGGTTGTGCCTCCATCCTTTCTTGAGCTGGGGTTGGCAGAGCTGGTCTCCATATACAGCGAGCTATCTGAATTAGGAAAGCCCCCACCAGTTATTGATGCTGCAGATATTCAAGAAAATCCTGAG GCTGCCCTCCGTGGCCTTTGTGAAGACCTTGACATTCCATTTCAAGATTCAATGCTCGG GTGGGAAGCTGGGCCAAAATCATTTGATGGCATATGGGCACCATGGTGGTATAAAAGTGTGCATAAGTCAACAGGTTTTGCTCCAGCAAAGAAATACCCTACG CCATTTCCAACATCATTGTATGATTTGCTGGAGCAAAGCCTACCCTTTTACAACATGCTTAAGCGTCACACAAGACGATCTTCTTATATCCTGAACTCAACTTTACCTCATCCCAGTCTTCCTGTTCCTGCTAATGAAAAGCTGCTTGCATGGGTTGGTGATGAGATTGTGCCCCGTGAGACTGCCAAG GTTTCAGTGTTTGATTCAGTTGTCCAAGGTGGTGATGCAGTATGGGAGGGGCTTCGAGTGTACAGTGGGAAGCTATTTAAGCTTGAGGAGCATTTAGATAG GTTGTTCGACTCTGCAAAAGCACTAGCTTTCAGCAACGTACCAACTCGTGAAGAG GTCAAAGAAGCTATTTTCAAGACTGTTTTAACAAATGGAATGTTTGGTAATGCACATATCCGTCTAACTTTGACACGTGGTAAAAAG GTAACCTCAGGAATGAGCCCTGCATTCAATCGATATGGGTGTACTTTAATTG TTCTTGCTGAATGGAAACCTCCAGTCTATGACAATGAAAAGGGCATAACGCTAGTGACGGCAACCACTCGTCGTAATTCACCAAAT AATTTGGATTCGAAGATTCACCATAACAACCTTCTTAACAACATTCTCGCAAAG ATAGAAGGAAATAATGCTGGGGCTGATGATGCCGTCATGCTTGATAAAGATGGCTATGTGTCAGAAACTAATGCTACAAATATT TTCTTAGTGAAGAAAGGGCGCGTGGTGACACCTCATGCTGATTATTGCCTTCCTGGTATAACAAGAGCAACA GTCATGGAGCTTGTGCTGAAGGAAAATTTGGTTTTAGAGGAGCGACGAATTAGCTTATCAGAATTTCACACTGCCGATGAG GTGTGGACAACAGGAACTATGGGAGAGCTTAGCCCG GTTGTCAAGATTGATGGACGTATAATTGGTGACGGTCGAGTGGGACCTGTAACACAGAGATTGCAAAATGCTTACAAAAAGCTGGCAGAAGAATCAGGAGTGTCTATACCAACCTATCAAAAGAGCTAA